A genome region from Bradyrhizobium commune includes the following:
- a CDS encoding hydantoinase B/oxoprolinase family protein produces the protein MAGDLALDPVTFEVLKNSFITSVDQMGEQVLRTCYSFVIYNRDFSSALHDAHGECAAQGNQDIAVHVGTLHFTCKDVMRHFDGDIHEGDVFAINDPYAGGTHFPDVRLIRPIFADGKIIAFSQSNGHWSDVGGSVPGSFDVAAREMFREGLRITPIRLFDKGRFCKDVAHLIASNTRDPVSIIGDIQAQSQATQVCEREILRLVNKYGRDTVETGLAAVQDYVERSVRQRIAALPDGEWETVDFIDRDPAGGEGMIPIRIKLTIKGDRAIYDFTGSHPTIGSIYNSAFGTTFSAVAAGMKTFFPDLPLNSGFYRCFEIIAPEGSIVDAKWPTAVTGFLMPFEKIMNSIYEMWSKLMPERALACAFNLEYLLTGGLDARSSDKPIFMFYDWLPGGWGGRNGKDGSNVTTACFGTGLMSQPVEGQERANPILTTECEILKDSPGPGKWRGGAGVVKTSRMLQAEKTVISYICDRERAVVWGIEGGLPSMPHGLTLTRAGGQAEERLGSIFSDVPIGEGDIFTRPTAGGGGFGDPLERDPALVIEDIKDDYVSIERAAKDYGVVVHTVDAELCEYEVDKAATAALRTKIRAERVANVRLDPETVAERFRSGAIGVLDVIRQHAVILDWGTGALLPKSTSQFREVFERRSVAKWSAS, from the coding sequence ATGGCCGGCGATCTCGCGCTCGACCCCGTGACCTTCGAGGTCCTCAAGAACTCCTTCATCACCAGCGTCGACCAAATGGGCGAGCAGGTGCTGCGCACCTGCTACTCCTTCGTCATCTACAACCGCGATTTTTCCAGCGCGCTGCACGACGCTCACGGCGAATGCGCGGCACAGGGCAATCAGGACATCGCCGTTCATGTCGGCACGTTGCATTTCACCTGCAAGGACGTCATGCGCCACTTCGACGGCGACATCCATGAAGGCGACGTCTTCGCCATCAACGACCCCTACGCCGGCGGCACGCACTTCCCGGATGTGCGCCTGATCCGGCCGATTTTTGCCGACGGCAAGATCATCGCCTTCAGCCAGTCGAACGGCCATTGGTCGGATGTCGGCGGCAGCGTGCCGGGATCATTCGACGTCGCCGCGCGCGAAATGTTCCGCGAAGGCCTGCGCATCACGCCAATCCGCCTGTTCGACAAGGGCCGCTTCTGCAAGGACGTCGCGCATCTGATCGCCTCCAACACTCGCGACCCCGTTTCGATCATCGGCGACATCCAGGCGCAATCCCAGGCGACCCAGGTCTGCGAGCGCGAGATCCTGCGCCTCGTCAACAAATATGGCCGCGACACCGTCGAGACCGGGCTCGCCGCCGTGCAGGACTATGTCGAACGCTCGGTCCGCCAGCGCATCGCAGCCCTACCCGATGGAGAATGGGAGACGGTCGACTTCATCGACCGCGATCCCGCCGGCGGCGAAGGCATGATCCCGATCCGCATCAAGCTGACGATCAAGGGCGACCGCGCGATCTATGACTTCACCGGCAGTCATCCGACCATCGGCTCGATCTACAATTCTGCTTTCGGTACCACCTTCTCGGCGGTGGCGGCCGGCATGAAGACTTTCTTCCCGGATCTCCCGCTCAACTCCGGATTCTACCGCTGCTTCGAGATCATCGCGCCGGAAGGCTCGATCGTCGATGCCAAATGGCCGACCGCGGTCACCGGGTTCCTGATGCCGTTCGAAAAGATCATGAACTCGATCTACGAGATGTGGTCGAAGCTGATGCCGGAGCGCGCGCTCGCCTGTGCCTTCAATCTCGAATATTTGCTCACCGGCGGGCTCGACGCCCGCAGCTCCGACAAGCCCATCTTCATGTTCTACGACTGGTTGCCTGGCGGCTGGGGCGGACGCAACGGCAAGGACGGCAGCAATGTCACGACGGCATGCTTCGGCACCGGCCTGATGTCGCAGCCCGTGGAAGGCCAGGAGCGCGCCAACCCGATCCTGACCACGGAATGCGAGATCCTCAAGGACTCGCCCGGTCCGGGCAAGTGGCGCGGCGGCGCCGGAGTGGTCAAGACCTCGCGCATGCTTCAGGCGGAGAAGACCGTCATCTCCTATATCTGCGACCGCGAGCGTGCCGTGGTATGGGGCATCGAAGGCGGTCTGCCGTCGATGCCGCACGGCCTGACGTTGACGCGTGCGGGCGGCCAGGCCGAGGAGCGGCTCGGCTCGATCTTCTCTGACGTTCCGATCGGCGAAGGCGACATCTTCACGCGCCCGACCGCCGGCGGCGGCGGGTTCGGCGACCCGCTCGAACGTGACCCGGCCCTCGTGATCGAAGACATCAAGGACGACTACGTCTCGATCGAGCGCGCCGCCAAGGATTACGGCGTTGTCGTGCACACCGTCGACGCTGAGCTGTGCGAATATGAGGTCGACAAGGCCGCGACCGCAGCGCTTCGCACCAAAATCAGGGCCGAGCGTGTCGCCAATGTACGGCTTGATCCGGAGACCGTCGCGGAGCGTTTTCGCAGCGGCGCGATCGGCGTGCTCGACGTGATCCGCCAGCATGCCGTGATCCTCGACTGGGGCACCGGCGCCCTGCTGCCGAAATCCACAAGCCAGTTCCGCGAAGTATTTGAGCGCCGCTCGGTGGCAAAATGGAGCGCAAGCTGA